The genomic segment TGACCTCTCAGATAGACTACACCATGACCTCTCAATTAGACCACACCATGACCACTTAGTTAGACCACATCACGACCTCTCAGTTAGACCACACCATGACCTCTCAGATATACCACATCATGACCTCTCAGGTAGACCACACTGTAACTTCCCAGATAGACCACACTATGACCACTCAGTTAGACCACATCATGGCCTCTCAGTTAGACCACACCATGACTTCTCAGATAGACCACACCATGACCTCTCAATTAGACCACATCATGACCTCTCAGATAGACCACACCATGACCTCTCAATTAGACTACACCATGACCTCTCAGATAGACTACACCATGACCTCTCAATTAGACCACATCATGACCTCTCAGGTAGACCACACCATGACTACTCAGTTAGACCACTTCATGACAACTCAAGTAGACCATTTTATGACCATTCAGTTAGACCACTTTATGACCACTCAGGTAGACCACACCATGACCATTCAGTTAGACTACCTCATGACCTCTCAAATAGACCACACCATGACCACTCAGTTAGACCACTTCATGACCTCTTAGTTAGACCATATCCTACCCTCTCAGGTAGACCATACTATGACCACTCAGTTAGACCACATCATGACCTCTCAGATAGACCATTTCATGACCTCTTTGTTAGACCACATCATGACCTCTCAAATAGACCACTAAATGACCTCTTTGTTAGACCACTAAATGACCTCTCAGTTAGACCACATCATGACCTCTCAGGTAGACCACATCATGACCTCTCAAATAGACCACTAAATGACCTCTTTGTTAGACCACATCATGATCTCTCAGTTAGACCACTAAATGACCTCTCAGGTAGACCACATCATGACTACTTAAGTAGACCACCTCATGACCACTCAGGTAGACCACCTTATGACCACTCAGGTAGACCACCTTATGATCATTCAGGTAGACCACACTATGAGCACTCGGATAGACCACTTCATGACCTCTTTGTTAGACCACATCATGACCTCTCAGTTAGACCATACCATGACCTCTCAGTTAGACCATATCATAACCATGCAGGTAGGTTTCATCATGGCCACTCAGATAGATTTCATCTTACCCATACAGAGAGAGCTCTTCCTAGCCACACAGAGAGAGGTAATAGAGCCTACAGAGGGAGATTTCATAATAACCATATAGGGTTAGCTCACAACCATGATAACAGATCTCATCATGACCACTCAGGGGGAGCTTATAATGGCCATGCAGGAAGAGTTCATAACAACCAGACACGGAGAGCTCGTAACAACCGGTCACGCAGAGCTCGTAACAACCGGCCCCGACGAAATCGTAATAACCAGTCAAGGAGAGGTCGCAACGGGTCATGTACAGATCGTTATGGCCGCTCAATGAGAGCTGTTAGCTTGGAGTCATGGATGCATCATGAAGGAGAAAGATACCATGGTcgaagaggaagaaatggaacAAGGGATACACCCCCACCAGAATCTGAGCCTGAAACTGACAGGTAGAAACAAAATCAGTACTTTATCAATGTTAGTACAATGTTTTGAATGATACAGAAATGTATAAGCATTTCTGTGTCTTAATAACTAAATTTGTATTTTCCCAATTCAGACACTGTTCCACATagtcagagaaacttctctagTAAAAAACTATAGAAGTGATCCCTGAAAGTTTAGTCTTTCAGACACTGTTCCAATTCAGACATGCTCATTGGAACAATTTTGTGGCTCATGATATCAACTCACATGCCCATGCAATTGCCTAAGTTTGTTTCCCAGTTTCTGGCCTTTCCTACTAGGCCTATCCACTACCCAGAGTAGGTACTCCTTTTGCATCTTCTAAGCTGGTAAACAAGATAATATACCAACAAATTATGGTAAATTGACATAATCAGATATAACTAATGGTAATCTGTTTCTTTCCTCTATCTCCTTCCTTAAGAGTCCTAAAAGGCTTTATCAAACAAATTatctccccctctgtgtgtgtttgtgtatatgtgagtgtatgtatacgtgtgagggtgtgtatgttgttgttgttgttgttgttgttgttgtacaaATCATGCCAGAGCCTGGGCACATTAGGCAAGTGATTTATGACTAAGCCACAACCTCAGCCCAATAAGTTTATCTTTGAGCAATTCCTCCAAATCCACTGTCCATAGTGTATGCTGTCTTCAGCTGTAGGATCTTATCTTCAAGTTATGTGAAGCAAACAGGACAACAGCAGTAGCCTATATTTCTTTGGGAGTCTCTTCTATTCCTGTGAATAACTGTTGAATAGGAGGATTCCCATACCTAGCACAGGTTTTATGTTAGGTAGTTTATGAACCTTGTGGGGAGAACTGGAACTTAGAATTGTATAACTTCATTCAAAGTACATCTGtttaaaaatgcacacacaacatgcatttttttttaatttttattgaatatttactttatttacattttaaatgtcccacttccctgccctccccccttgaaaccctctctcccatcccccctcacCTGCTCCTATGAGAGTGTACCtcacctatccacccactcctacttgcACACCCTCAAATTACCTTGCACTGAGACATcaagccatcacaggaccaagggcctcccattaatgtccaatgaagccatcttctgctatatatgcaactAGAactatgagtccctccatgtgtactctttggttggtggtttagtccctgggagctctggggggtctgcttggttcatattgttcatcctaaggggctgcaaaccttataagaatttcatgaagtcttgtttttaatagctgagtagtattccattgtgtaaatgtaccacatcctctgttgagggacatctgggttctttctagcttctggctattataaataaggttgctatgaacttagtggagcatgtgtccttattacatgttggagcatcttttgggtatatatatacccaggaatggtatagctgggtcctcaagtagtactatgtctataattttctaaggaaccaccaaactgatttccagagtggttgtaccagcttgcaatcccaccagcaatgaaggagtattcctctttctccacatcctctccagcatctactgtcacatgagtttttgatcttagccattctgatgggtgtgaggtggaatctcaggattgttttaatttgcattccctgatgactaaggatgttgaacatttctttaggtgcttctcagccatttggtattccacGGTTGAGAATgtgttgtttagctctgtaccccattttcttgttgttgttgttgttgttgttgttgttgttatcattattattattattattatatttttcaagaatgggtttctctgtgtagccatggctgttgtggaatcactctgtagaccaggctgacgtagaactcagaaatctgcctgcctctgcctcccaggtgctgggattaaaggcatgcaccaacattGTCTgactgtaccctattttttaatagagttatttgattctctggagtctaacttcttgagttctttgtgtatattagatattaccctctattggatataggattggtaaagatcttttcccagtttgttggttgccatttgtccaattgacagtgtcctctgcattacagaagctttgcaattttatgaggtcccatttttgttcaggaaaatttcccctgtgcccatgtatttcaaattctttcccacattctcctctgttactttcagtgtatctggttttatgtgaaggtccttgatccatttggacttgagctttgtacaaggagaaaggaatggatcgatttgcattcttctacatgctaaccgccagttgagccagcaccatttgttgaaaatgctctttttttccactggatggtttcagctcctttgtcaaagatcaagtgaccataggtgtgtgggttcatttctgggtcttcaattcggttccattgatctacctgcctgtcactgtaccaataccatgcagcttttatcacaattgctctgtagtacaacttaaggtcagggattgtgattacactagttcttttattgttgaggataatTTTTGATATTctcaaatgaatttgagaactgACCttcctaactctatgaagaattgagttggaattttgatggggattgcgatgaatctgtagattgctttcggcaagatggccatttttactatattaatcctgccaatccacaagcatcttctgagatcttcttcgatttccttcttcagagacttgaagttcttgtcatacagacctttcacttgcttggttagagtcacaccaaggtattttatattatttgtagctaatGTGAAGGATGTTATTTCCCTAGTTTcattttcagcctgtttatcctttgagtagaggaaggctgctgatttgcttgagttaattttatatctggccactttgctgaagttgtttatcagctgtaggaattctctggtggaatttttggggtcacatgagtatattatcatatcacctgcaaatagtgatattttgacttcttcctttccaattcatatccctttcacctccttttgttgtcttaattgctctggctaggacttcaagtacaatattgaataggtagggagagagtgggcagccttgtctagttgctgatattagtgggattgcttcaagtttctcaccatttagtatgatgttggctactggtttgctgtatcttgctttttactatgtttaggtatgggccttgaattcctgatctttctgatACTTCATcttgaaggggtgttggattttgtcaaatgctttctcagcatctaaagaggtgatcatatggtttttttctttgagttagtttacatagtgaattacattgatggatatattgaaccatccctacatccctgggatgaagcctacttgatcatgatggaagatcatttgaagtgttcttggattcagttgctaataattttatttattgagtatttttgcatcgatgttcataagggaaattggtctgaagttttctttctttgttgggtctttgtgttttaggtataagagtaattgtggcttcatagaacaaggaATAGTTTGAAGCATactagtattaggtcttctttgaaggtctgatagaattctgcattaaaccaATCTGGTGCTGGgctattttggttgggagatgtttaatgactgcttctatttcattaggggatatgggactgtttagattgtttatctgatcctgattaactttggtatttggtatctgtctagaaaattgtccatttcatccagatctTCCNNNNNNNNNNtttctgattttgttaatgtgaatactgtctctgtgccctctggctagtctggctaagCCAGTTATTATCTAGTTATTAATCAGATATctagttgattttctcaaagaatcagctcctggtttggttgattctttgtatagttctttttgtttctacttggtagatttcagccctgagtttgattatttcctgccatctactcctcttgggtgtatttgcttttttttgttctagaaatttcaggtgtactgttaactgctagtgtatgctctctccagtttctttttggaggcactcagagctatgagttttcctcttagtactgctttcattgtgtcccataagtttgggtatgttgtggcttcattttcattaaactctagaaagtctaatttctttctttatttcttccttgaccaagttatcattgagtaaaacGTTGTTCAACTTCCaggtgtatatgggctttctattgtttttatttttatcgaAAACCATCCTTAGACCGTGGTGATCTCATAggattcatgggattatttcagtcttcttgtatccgttgaggcctgttttgtgaccaattatatggtcagttttggagaaggtaccaaaaagtgctgagaagaaggtatatccttttgttttaggatgaaatgttctatagatatctgttaaatccacttggttcataacttctgttactttcactgtgactctgtttattttgtgtttccatgatctgaaCATTGATGCAAATATTGAAGGGGTGTTGAAGTGTCCCACTATTATTGCatgaggtgtaatgtgtgctttgagctttagtacagtttcttttatgaatgtagatgcccttgcatttggagcatagaggttcagaattgagagttcatcttggttgatttttgatgagtatgaagtgtccttcctcatctttttgataacttttggttgaaagtcaattgtacttgatattagaatggctactctagttTGTtctttgggaccatttgcttggaaattttttccaAACTTTTGactctaaggtagtgtctatcttttgTCACTGagttgcatttcctgtatgcaacaaaatgctgggtcgtgtttacatagccagtctgttagtctgtttttattggggaattgagtccattggtgttaagagatattaaggaaaagtgttgctttctgtcatttttgttattagaggtgaaattatgcttgtgtggctatcttcttttgggtttgttgaaagaagattattttcttgctttttctaggatgtagtttccttccttgtgttggagttttctaccTATTATTGTTCATATGGCTGGATTTATCGAagaatattgtgtaaatttgtttttgtcatgggatatgttgttttccccatctatggtaattgagggttttgctgggtatagtagcctgggctggcatttgtcttgtcttaggatctgtatgccatctgcccaggatcttctagctttcatagtctctggtgagaaatctgccgtaattctgattacttgccttttttcccttactgttttaaatattctttctttgtttagtacatttgatgttttgattattatgtggcaggaggaatttcttttctggtccaaactatttggagttctgtaggcttcttgtatgttcatgggcatctcgttctttaggttagggaagttttcttcaagaattttgttgaagatatttactggctctttaagttgggaatctttgctctcttctatagctGTTATCCTtgggtttggccttctcattgtgtcctgtgtttcctgaatattttgatttgagagctttttgcattttgtggggtttttttgactgttgtgttaatgttttctaaggtgtcttctgcccctgagattctctcttgtatctcttgtattctgttggtaatgcttacatctatgactcctggtctctttcctaggttttgtatctccagggttgtctctctttctgatttctttattgtttctattgccatttttagattctggatggttttgctcatttccttcacctgtttgattgtgttttcctgtaatttattatgagatttttgtgtttcttcttgaagggcttctagctctttacctgtgttctcctgtatttttctttgagggtgttattaatgtctttcttaaagtcctgtatcatcatcatgagaagtgattttagttctgaatcttgcttttccggtgtgatggtgtatccaggacttgcaaggatgggagaattgggttctgatgatgccaagtaacttcgctttctgttgcttatgcccttatgcttgcctttcaccatctggttatctgtagtgctacctgcccttgctgtctctgggACAGGAatctgtccctcctgtgatcctggttgtgtcagaactcagatTCTAGCTTTTTCTgggaccctgtgattctgggatcctgtaatcccgagatcctgggtgtgtcagagctcctgggaatcaagctgcttctgggatcctgaaatcctggtatgaccaagctcctgaggtcctctgatcctgggtatgttacaTTGCCTGGGGTCAAGCTTCTGGATGTTGTGGGTGGGACTGGGTATGGagctagtgcccaaggtctgctcagggcactggctcagacacaacatatgtattttaagtaaacaaaattGTTGTTTTGTTAACCATTCCTGGTATTATTTAGggttcctttcttctccttctgtatTGCCTTCCCCCTTTCCAGTTAAATCTCTTCCCTGTTTTCTCATTATCCCTTCATAGCACCTCTTGTACTATTTCACTCCTCTCTAGATTTCCTCCTCCCACTATGTTCCcttgtattttcctgttttctgaggTTATAAACTCACATCTAAGGATTCAGATAATCCACAAAGGTATAACatgcaacatttgtctttctggatctggattacctcacttggGATATTTCCTAGTATActcatccatttgcttgcaaaactcataGATGTAGCATACAGCTAGTAACTGATTACATATCAGAATTgtgaagagaaattatttttaatgctgTCATTTAAAGTGTTAAATAGGGGTCTAGAGACAAAGCTTAGCAGTTAGAGCACTTGATGCACTAGCATGGAGActagagttcaagtcccagcacacacacagtgaaccaGGGGGTCCTACACAAACCTGTAGAGTAATTGATGAAATGGGAAAGACAAGACTGACACTGGGGCTTACTAGCTCCCAAACTAGCCAAGAAAATGCAGGCCCTACTGTCAAGGAGAAACCCACCTCAAAGCACTAGGTGGAAAGTGATAATGGAGGAAACatgctgccctcttctgaactctgcatgtgtgtataggacCATGCATCAACATATGTGTATACTATCAGAGAGATGCATgtatacaagaaaataaatcatttgaaTATGTTAAGTAATCTGTCAATGATAcgggttttttaattttttttctaaattttcacCCTTTATGACAAATACCAGATCTTCTGCaataagagaaaggactgaatatTTATTGGCACTGGAACAGCGAAGAAATGAGATGTTTGATCTGAATGGGAGGGTAAGTGCAATACTTTCTACTTTCTGCCTCAAAGTTCTACAAGGtttcatgtattatttatattcttttaactaggctttccttttgtgtcttctttgcttgtttaaaattttagtatttatatgtattcatGATTCTGACTTGGGGACGTCACCTTCTGAGCTGCAGTTTTCTGACATGTTAAGGAGGCTTAGACCGATTTATCTCTAAGGGCACACTGTCTTTGACGctcttgcatgtgtgtacaaTATCAGAAATTGAATGTTACACTTGTAAGGTCGGtgagaataaaaaacaaacacaggactGAGGGACACTCTATAAATGTACAGGCTTTATTTGAGGAAAGATGTATAGTGGGAAGATCTCTAGTTCAAGAAACTAGAGAGCCAGCAGCCCTCTTACACACAAGAGTAGTTAGAGGgtaggaaagggagaaggggacagAAAATCTTCCTTTTTGATGGGATTTTAGCCATTGCTAAGAGTAGCCAGTCAGGGTTCAGTTAAAGAATGTCGGGATCAGTATGCCTTGGCTAGCCATTACTGGGGAGTAGAAACAGTAAGAGAGGCAGGAGTCTAGAAAAGCAATTTACTTTAGTTATAGGGATAAACTCACTTCAGTTTGGGAATTGTCATGGTTAACCAAGGTGCAGAAGCTTTACAAAATGGCCAAGACCATAGTTAACAATATTAAGAaccaaggaaaaggagagaaaattgtTTAAATGCTAAGACTTgcaatttatattttagaaaaatcacCTTGTGCTGAGTAATGATGTCATTTCAATAACTTGTCTCAACTTTTTCCATTTAgattgaagacagctacagcagtGCTGAAGAGAGTGACGAAAGTTTTGATAGGTAACTCTATACAGACTTTGTATAGTGCttagaggaaaatataaaaactggCGTCGAATATAAAATCAGCACATAGCCTTATAATCTGACTTTGAAAGCTCAACAATTTGTGTAAATAATCATACTCAGAATTAGAAAAGTTTTCATTATAAGTGCttggcttggttttatttttacttctgaaacttttatatatcatattctgataatatatctaaaatatcaTAATTTTGCATCTAGACTGGCTATCTCTCTACAGGAATTATCACTGGTGAAATCAGTGCTCTGTggattttttcttcatttcaatttTAAGATTTAAATCTCTTCTATGCAATAACAGTGTCTACTATAGACAAGCTAAATGAATATCAGCATACCGTTTTATTAGCAGTAGTAGCCAGACATTAGCCTGTGACGATATTGGTTCTGCATTTATTTACCCTTTTTTAGATCTTAGTTGATCTCGACTCCTGTAACAACAACAGGATGAAATGCAAACATAAGTAAAGCACTACTTCCTTAACGTGACTACCTGCTCTACATGTGGTGGGTAGTGAGGGTCACCACCACAAGTAGACCACAACAGCAGAGTTGAACATGCGCTCTTAGATTTTGTACTTTAAGACCACCACCCTCTCTGAAGCAAACAGAGATACAGGGAAAGGCCTATTCAGGGAGATGGTCAGGAAAAGAGGGGAACCATGGGCTGCCTTTATTGCTTATCTTCCTCTTCATAGGACAGGAAGAGAAGCCCTTATAAATGGAGACTAGCTGGCATAAAAGGGTGACTTCTACGTTTTCATTTAGTTTCCACAACTGCCTATGCCTATGTGTCTTGTGTTTCTAAAAAGGATTACCTTAGTTATGGGAAAAAGGCTAGTTTATGGATCATATATTTTGGCCTCATACAGTGGTATTTGGAGATGGCTCTATAAAATTCTACCAAAAATACCATGAGAATTTATATAAATGGGAACAAGAAATATGTTGCTATACTACCTTTGAAATGGACCTAACCAAAGGTACTTGTAAAATGATTGAAAGCTCTAAGTAAGTTCTTTTATATTCATGGTTTAATCTAGCCTTAAAATTCCTTTGTGGGTAAGATATTACCATTTCCATATTACAGAACAATAGATTGAAACTGAGAAAGGGAGTGGTTGTTTTTGCTAGATTCTGGTactactgggaaccaaacctaggatAATGTGCACACGCTAAGTGAAAAGATATACCACTGTGCTATGCATGAGCTCGACTCCAGCCCAGGaaggtggtgttttgttttgtgttgttttggtttttaacttCACCCAAATCATAAATCATACAACTAATAAAAGCTTGGAGGTACATTCAAACATAGTTTGTGTTTCTACAAAACCTATATGGGTATTTTATTGTCCATATTGACTTTCCACAGCTACAAGTACAGAGGAGGTTTGATTCTTGCAATACTAGAATGTTCATTATCTTTTGTTGCTTATCCAGTTACTATAACTGTAGGCAGTGGATTCAGTCTTGGTGGGTAGGAAAAGGATAACCACAACCAGGGAACAAGAGTGAAAAGAGGTTTATTATTTGAACAGGTAAGTGATGGGAAATGTTAGGGGTATCTTTGAGAGTACACAGCCTTTCTCAGTTCATGGAGAGTTCAGCTTTAGACAGGTAGACTCTTGGAAAACTCACCGTCTACCAAAGagttgttttctagttttgtcttGCAGATTTGAAGAATGAAATTCCTGGGCCACGGGGTGGCAGGGGAGGATTTGACAGAAGTGTTTTATTGTAGCCTGCTTAAAATGAAAAAGGCATGGTTGTTATAGAGGAAGGGTGTGTCTCCAGGGATAAGAACCCATTGAGGTGCTACTCTGGAGATTATTTTAAGAACTTAGGACAAAAGCTAGTGTGAGGTATAGGGAGGGAAATACAACTGTCAGTCCAGTAAGGTGCCCAATAGGGGGTGTCTGGCAAATCTTCACAGTCTCAAGTCACTTCTTCCCACAGAGCTTCCAGGGAAGACTAAGAGATACTAAGAAGCCAGGAAATAGAAATCTTTTCTGATGTCCTTGGCCTCCAGAAAGGACATTCTCAGACCTGCTACTTTGGAGCCTAGCATATTATACAACATGTTCAATCAAAGATCATATATCATatgttaaaatacaaaacaaaaatgctttcaaaatgtCTCTAGATGGAGAATTTagtataa from the Mastomys coucha isolate ucsf_1 chromosome X, UCSF_Mcou_1, whole genome shotgun sequence genome contains:
- the LOC116094992 gene encoding uncharacterized protein C2orf16-like, with the translated sequence SGTDEIRQLRHLEASNSEENSEENDIQSESSRGQAVIPRRPLGRGHRRGRRGRNANFFRQRYAEDYPLLSLIRQINRNNRRRRNGIQSEERQLQQERNQLFFRRLHGLPRSRDHHISRPHGYYSRRSHSQFRRTPVHLARSHVYSGRTDNYTDRPHHELSVRPHHDLSVRPHHDLSDRPNHDPSVRPHHGLSVRPHHDLSVRPNHNLSDRPHHGLSDRPYCDLSDRLHHDLSIRPHHDHLVRPHHDLSVRPHHDLSDIPHHDLSGRPHCNFPDRPHYDHSVRPHHGLSVRPHHDFSDRPHHDLSIRPHHDLSDRPHHDLSIRLHHDLSDRLHHDLSIRPHHDLSGRPHHDYSVRPLHDNSSRPFYDHSVRPLYDHSGRPHHDHSVRLPHDLSNRPHHDHSVRPLHDLLVRPYPTLSGRPYYDHSVRPHHDLSDRPFHDLFVRPHHDLSNRPLNDLFVRPLNDLSVRPHHDLSGRPHHDLSNRPLNDLFVRPHHDLSVRPLNDLSGRPHHDYLSRPPHDHSGRPPYDHSGRPPYDHSGRPHYEHSDRPLHDLFVRPHHDLSVRPYHDLSVRPYHNHAGRFHHGHSDRFHLTHTERALPSHTERGGAYNGHAGRVHNNQTRRARNNRSRRARNNRPRRNRNNQSRRGRNGSCTDRYGRSMRAVSLESWMHHEGERYHGRRGRNGTRDTPPPESEPETDRSSAIRERTEYLLALEQRRNEMFDLNGRIEDSYSSAEESDESFDSCWRPEVDAEFVDGSYTSIKTLTRHPKGVRLNFDVGAQTNRTNLSLHARFTILRNLREARMNNTMGRPGE